One stretch of Roseimicrobium sp. ORNL1 DNA includes these proteins:
- a CDS encoding FliJ family protein: MKSVLMLALALGAMLASGVQTLAQTPAPAPAASDEESKPLQITTLTGDKYKNCRIMKVTPEAMTVMHDAGVTKISFENLSDEWRTKFRYDAAKAEEYAKAEGQRAKDEAEKRQTALKKQQMREEEKMDILMARERQRLAAEKALAELGPPLAPAPLPGDATPNLGASGSDAVEEIVPSLSPITQVYTPGAGTYRQFGRDRYSYFDSGFYGFPFVPVFSGGGGSFCPPSYHHSSGSSFVRPMVRGSFSAGGGRGMIRVNR, from the coding sequence ATGAAGAGTGTGCTCATGCTCGCGCTGGCACTTGGCGCAATGCTCGCGTCCGGGGTGCAGACATTGGCACAGACACCGGCTCCAGCTCCGGCGGCCTCTGATGAGGAGTCGAAGCCCCTGCAGATCACCACCCTCACGGGTGACAAGTACAAGAACTGCCGCATCATGAAGGTCACGCCGGAGGCCATGACCGTGATGCATGATGCCGGTGTCACGAAGATCAGCTTCGAGAATCTCAGTGACGAATGGCGCACGAAGTTCCGCTATGACGCTGCGAAGGCGGAGGAGTATGCCAAAGCAGAAGGGCAACGCGCCAAGGACGAGGCGGAGAAACGCCAGACCGCACTGAAGAAACAACAGATGCGTGAAGAGGAGAAGATGGACATCCTGATGGCGCGTGAGCGCCAGCGCCTCGCTGCGGAGAAGGCCCTGGCAGAACTCGGCCCGCCCCTCGCGCCTGCGCCACTGCCTGGAGATGCCACACCGAACCTCGGAGCGAGTGGCAGTGATGCGGTGGAGGAAATCGTGCCTTCGCTTTCGCCCATCACGCAGGTGTACACGCCTGGTGCCGGTACCTACCGGCAGTTCGGACGTGACCGGTACAGCTATTTCGACTCCGGCTTCTATGGGTTTCCCTTCGTGCCCGTCTTCAGTGGTGGCGGCGGCAGCTTCTGTCCGCCGTCGTATCACCACTCCTCCGGTTCCTCGTTTGTGAGGCCCATGGTCCGGGGTTCGTTCTCAGCGGGTGGCGGGAGAGGGATGATTCGAGTGAATCGGTAG
- a CDS encoding NAD-dependent epimerase/dehydratase family protein, which produces MKIALVTGSGGLIGSETCKRLHAEGYAIVGVDNDMRAYFFGEEASTKGTRQLLRKQLQVYHDEPADIRDWDAVEFLFKKFGFAIAAVVHTAAQPSHDWAAKEPLTDFAVNAQGTMYLLEATRKYCPEAVFIFTSTNKVYGDTPNRLPLVEKETRWEVDESHPYFAKGIDESMSIDSSKHSIFGANKVAADIMVQEYGRYFGMKTGVFRGGCLTGPAHAGAELHGFLAYLMKCTVTGRPYNIYGYKGKQVRDNIHSHDLVDAFVKFIKNPRPGEVYNIGGSRHSNCSMLEAIKMCEDISGNKLDWNLLDDNRIGDHIWYVSDVSKFQSHYPDWEYKYDLKTTLEEIYKACALTK; this is translated from the coding sequence ATGAAGATTGCCTTGGTAACCGGTTCAGGCGGCTTGATTGGCTCGGAGACGTGCAAACGGTTGCACGCGGAAGGCTATGCCATCGTGGGTGTGGACAACGATATGCGGGCCTACTTCTTTGGGGAGGAGGCCTCTACGAAGGGAACGCGGCAGCTTCTGCGGAAGCAACTGCAGGTGTACCATGATGAACCCGCTGACATCCGCGATTGGGATGCGGTGGAGTTCCTGTTCAAAAAATTTGGATTCGCCATAGCCGCTGTCGTCCACACCGCTGCCCAGCCGTCCCACGACTGGGCCGCCAAGGAGCCGCTCACGGACTTCGCGGTGAATGCCCAGGGCACGATGTACCTGCTGGAGGCCACCCGGAAGTACTGCCCGGAGGCCGTCTTCATCTTCACCAGCACGAACAAGGTGTACGGCGACACGCCCAACCGCCTGCCGCTCGTGGAAAAGGAGACACGCTGGGAGGTGGATGAGTCCCACCCCTACTTCGCAAAAGGCATCGATGAGTCGATGAGCATCGACAGCAGCAAGCACTCCATCTTTGGCGCGAACAAGGTGGCGGCGGACATTATGGTGCAGGAGTACGGGAGATATTTTGGCATGAAGACCGGCGTCTTCCGCGGCGGCTGCCTCACCGGCCCGGCGCATGCCGGTGCGGAGTTGCATGGATTCCTCGCCTATCTCATGAAATGCACGGTCACTGGCCGCCCGTACAACATCTACGGTTACAAGGGCAAGCAGGTGCGGGACAACATCCACAGCCATGATCTCGTGGATGCTTTTGTGAAGTTCATCAAGAACCCGCGCCCCGGCGAGGTGTACAACATCGGTGGCTCACGCCATTCGAACTGCTCCATGCTGGAAGCCATCAAGATGTGTGAGGACATCAGCGGCAACAAGCTCGACTGGAACCTCCTGGATGACAACCGCATCGGCGACCACATCTGGTATGTGAGCGATGTCTCCAAGTTCCAGAGCCACTACCCGGACTGGGAGTACAAGTACGACCTCAAGACCACGCTGGAGGAAATCTACAAGGCGTGCGCGCTGACGAAGTAG
- a CDS encoding VIT domain-containing protein, producing MKTKTLFRAALAALLLLSAADSVCGQSNRGLTIRPPQSSPPLREDRRPPVLWINPELGKFKPMKVQSVDVDIKVRGHLATTTMEMTFFNPNGRVLEGELIFPLGEGQTISGYALEVEGKLRQAVVVEKEKGREIFEEIVRRGVDPGLAELTKGNVFRTRVYPIPANGTKRLSVTFEQELADGEKGFRYLLPLAFSEKVGKFHARVEVVKQETAPMPEAEQTEGLTFEKWRDSFVAELTTENVAHEKPLAFIVPKMAERPQVFLVSDKLEPAQMFFHARVEPEVPPAPAMQQPDRIVLYYDASGSAEKRDRKREFAFLKEWMKALGHVTVEVIAFRNDADKPVTVEVKDGDASTLIGLLENLPVDGGTSLGAVQSGGAPLTVLMSDGFSNFGDAEPKVPLKDGAGLPLVVIHAAPMADSARLESIARRTGGHVVNLLTTSTEDALAAMRQSPFQFLSAKVISGKVTDLAPGLPETVTRGFSIAGRCEGKGEIELAFGYAGKVMATRRVTLNPDDALEAERGDFVRRAWAQRKIAELALDPQANESAITALGKEHRIVTAGTSLLVLERMEDYVRHRIQPPEADLQEKYAAMLKSQPKGGATRDESQHLDEVAKRWSDFKEWHGKRHPWLESVLKPTAEREAALYTALAGANTSKNNSQRGTLSPEDAAAARALADKASDLASRWQKEGRNEDTRAAWIEEASNVLLAVDVLRQRRLELMPQSEPPQADNGRPGSGTGSGGGLGAGGVPMAPAAAAAQPMPVLAPAPASPAEGTPRRSGAGYMLDSAGSSFSGGGVRVADAEGRSSTMSGSIEVKAWDPDTPYLKKIRKAEDAYAAYLKERKDNAGSSAFYLDCADYFREEKKDDRLALRVLSNLAEMELENAPLLRILAYRLQQLGRYDLAVPLFEEVLKTRGEEPQSRRDLALCLSRRENPDLARAATLLWEVVKRKWDGRFQGIDVIVLHELNDLLQRAPKEGPKDLRPDVEAIGIQKRFLDDVPVDLRVALTWDADSTDIDLWVIDPTGEVCIYNHNQTRTGGAMSNDFTGGYGPEVFTIRRALPGTYTVKVNYYGNRQQKLAGATTVQVEFQTSFDRAGTKYQSVTRRLKDNKEVIEVGKFVFKPELEAE from the coding sequence ATGAAAACGAAAACGCTTTTCCGTGCCGCGCTCGCCGCACTGCTCCTGCTCTCCGCTGCTGACTCCGTGTGCGGTCAGTCAAACCGTGGACTCACCATTCGTCCGCCACAGTCATCGCCGCCATTGAGGGAAGATAGACGTCCGCCCGTCCTCTGGATTAATCCGGAGTTGGGCAAGTTCAAGCCGATGAAGGTGCAGTCCGTGGATGTGGACATCAAGGTGCGCGGACACCTCGCGACCACGACCATGGAGATGACCTTCTTCAATCCCAACGGGCGCGTGCTCGAAGGGGAATTGATTTTCCCACTCGGTGAAGGGCAGACCATTTCCGGCTATGCGCTGGAAGTGGAAGGCAAGCTGCGCCAGGCGGTGGTGGTGGAGAAGGAGAAGGGCCGTGAGATTTTCGAAGAGATAGTGCGGCGCGGCGTGGACCCCGGACTGGCGGAGCTCACGAAGGGCAATGTCTTTCGCACGCGGGTGTATCCCATTCCCGCGAATGGCACCAAGCGGCTCTCGGTGACCTTTGAGCAGGAGCTCGCAGATGGTGAAAAGGGATTTCGCTACCTGCTGCCGCTCGCCTTTTCAGAAAAGGTGGGGAAGTTCCACGCACGCGTGGAGGTGGTGAAACAAGAAACTGCTCCCATGCCGGAGGCAGAGCAGACGGAGGGGCTCACGTTTGAGAAATGGCGCGACAGTTTTGTGGCGGAGCTCACCACGGAGAACGTGGCGCACGAGAAACCTCTCGCCTTCATCGTGCCGAAAATGGCGGAGCGCCCTCAAGTATTCCTGGTGTCAGACAAGCTGGAGCCTGCGCAGATGTTCTTCCACGCCCGGGTGGAACCTGAAGTGCCACCCGCTCCGGCGATGCAGCAGCCGGACCGCATCGTCTTGTATTATGATGCCTCCGGCAGCGCGGAGAAGCGTGACCGCAAGCGCGAATTCGCCTTCCTGAAGGAGTGGATGAAAGCACTTGGCCACGTGACCGTGGAGGTCATCGCGTTCCGCAATGATGCGGATAAACCTGTCACGGTGGAGGTGAAGGACGGGGACGCAAGCACACTCATCGGCCTCCTCGAGAACCTGCCGGTGGATGGTGGCACTTCCCTGGGCGCGGTGCAGTCCGGAGGCGCGCCACTCACGGTGCTCATGTCGGATGGATTCTCGAACTTTGGCGACGCCGAACCGAAGGTGCCTTTGAAGGACGGTGCCGGACTGCCGCTGGTGGTGATCCACGCGGCTCCTATGGCGGACAGCGCCAGACTGGAAAGCATCGCACGCCGCACCGGCGGCCATGTGGTGAATCTGCTCACCACCAGCACGGAGGACGCACTGGCGGCGATGCGGCAGTCGCCGTTTCAGTTCCTGTCTGCCAAGGTGATCTCGGGCAAGGTGACCGACCTCGCGCCCGGCCTTCCAGAGACGGTGACGCGGGGCTTCTCCATTGCGGGTAGGTGTGAGGGGAAAGGCGAGATTGAGCTGGCCTTCGGCTATGCGGGCAAGGTGATGGCCACGCGCCGTGTCACCTTGAACCCGGATGACGCACTCGAAGCGGAGCGTGGGGACTTTGTGCGCCGCGCGTGGGCGCAGCGGAAGATTGCGGAACTGGCGCTGGATCCCCAGGCGAATGAATCCGCCATCACCGCCCTGGGGAAGGAGCATCGCATTGTGACCGCCGGGACCTCGCTGCTGGTGCTGGAGCGCATGGAGGACTATGTGCGCCATCGCATCCAGCCACCGGAGGCAGACTTGCAGGAGAAGTATGCCGCGATGTTGAAGAGCCAGCCGAAAGGTGGCGCGACACGCGATGAGAGCCAGCACCTCGATGAAGTGGCGAAGCGGTGGAGTGACTTCAAGGAATGGCACGGCAAGCGTCACCCGTGGCTGGAAAGCGTGCTCAAACCCACAGCCGAGCGTGAGGCCGCGCTGTACACGGCACTCGCAGGAGCCAACACTTCGAAGAACAACAGCCAGCGCGGCACCTTGAGTCCTGAAGACGCTGCTGCAGCACGTGCCCTGGCGGACAAGGCCAGTGATCTCGCGAGCCGCTGGCAGAAGGAAGGCCGGAATGAAGACACGCGTGCGGCGTGGATTGAGGAGGCGTCCAACGTGCTGCTCGCCGTGGATGTCCTGCGCCAGCGCCGGCTGGAACTCATGCCGCAGTCCGAGCCGCCGCAGGCGGACAACGGTCGGCCCGGCTCCGGCACAGGGAGTGGTGGCGGCCTCGGCGCGGGCGGAGTGCCCATGGCGCCTGCTGCTGCGGCTGCACAGCCGATGCCTGTGCTGGCTCCGGCTCCAGCTTCACCGGCAGAGGGAACGCCTCGTCGGTCCGGCGCCGGCTACATGCTGGACAGCGCTGGTTCATCGTTTTCGGGCGGAGGAGTGAGAGTGGCCGATGCCGAAGGGCGCTCCTCCACCATGTCTGGCAGCATCGAGGTGAAGGCGTGGGATCCTGATACACCCTATTTGAAAAAGATACGGAAGGCGGAAGACGCCTACGCGGCCTACCTGAAGGAGCGCAAGGACAATGCGGGCAGCTCCGCGTTCTACCTGGATTGCGCGGACTATTTCCGCGAGGAGAAGAAGGATGACCGGCTCGCGCTTCGCGTGCTCTCCAACCTGGCCGAGATGGAACTGGAGAATGCACCACTGCTCCGCATCCTGGCGTACCGTCTGCAACAGCTCGGACGCTATGACCTGGCCGTGCCGTTGTTTGAAGAGGTGCTGAAGACGCGTGGAGAGGAACCGCAAAGCCGCCGCGACCTCGCCCTGTGCCTCTCGCGCCGGGAAAATCCCGACCTCGCCCGCGCCGCCACCCTGCTGTGGGAGGTGGTGAAGCGGAAATGGGATGGCCGCTTCCAGGGCATCGACGTGATCGTGCTGCACGAGCTCAATGATTTGCTGCAGCGCGCACCCAAGGAGGGACCGAAGGACCTGAGGCCTGATGTGGAAGCCATCGGCATCCAGAAGCGCTTCCTTGATGATGTGCCGGTGGACCTGCGCGTGGCCCTCACGTGGGATGCGGACAGCACGGACATCGACCTCTGGGTCATCGACCCCACGGGCGAGGTGTGCATTTACAATCACAACCAGACCCGCACGGGAGGCGCGATGAGCAACGACTTCACGGGTGGTTACGGTCCTGAAGTCTTCACCATCCGCCGTGCGCTGCCAGGCACGTACACGGTGAAGGTGAACTACTACGGCAATCGCCAGCAGAAGCTCGCCGGTGCGACCACGGTGCAGGTGGAATTCCAAACCTCCTTCGACAGGGCCGGTACCAAGTACCAGTCCGTCACCCGTCGTTTGAAGGACAACAAGGAGGTGATTGAGGTAGGCAAGTTTGTCTTCAAGCCGGAGCTGGAGGCGGAATAG
- a CDS encoding DUF1471 domain-containing protein — translation MKPAVTIAVLLATCGLLGCSKPAETNSTTTGQSTAPILRIAVMRDGTVTIDGAPGSADDLAPKLKELAAAKGTVYYYRESGQEEPHPNAMKVIAAVIEHQLPISLSSKPDFSDYIGEDGQSHKR, via the coding sequence ATGAAACCGGCGGTCACAATTGCAGTCCTTCTTGCTACGTGCGGACTCCTCGGATGCTCCAAGCCGGCGGAAACCAACTCCACCACAACCGGGCAATCGACAGCGCCAATACTAAGAATCGCGGTGATGCGCGACGGGACGGTAACAATCGACGGCGCTCCTGGCAGCGCTGACGATCTGGCTCCCAAACTCAAGGAACTCGCCGCCGCCAAAGGCACCGTGTACTACTACCGTGAATCTGGTCAGGAGGAACCTCATCCCAATGCCATGAAAGTGATCGCCGCTGTAATAGAGCATCAATTGCCAATCAGCCTCTCCAGCAAACCGGACTTCTCTGATTACATCGGAGAAGACGGCCAATCTCACAAACGGTGA
- a CDS encoding sulfatase-like hydrolase/transferase, protein MSVRRLLIAIVTFACGIALPVAAAAQDKPNFVIILADDLGYGDVGFQGGQAKTPHLDKLAAEGIRLTAHYVHPMCSPTRAALLTGQYASRFGVTGAQNEQAFPFGTPTIASVLSGAGYDTALIGKWHLGSGLDTPPNKFGFGYSYGLLAGGATPDTHEYKMGPHQRTWHRNGTLLDEEGHITDLITKDAVKWIDERTDKPFFLYVPYTAVHVPINEPEQWLKMNEHITDPAKRLHAADVSHLDDGVGQILAALEKKNLRQNTVVLFLSDNGAHDDVDNKQDKYPGIDTRPHLTIRGSNAPFRGWKGSVYEGGIRTPAIAHWPGHWENGVQNAPVSVTGWFTTFCYLGGVELPRTSQGDGEYLNPMLASHAKKSPLEPLPVYSASPGYRARMVRVGKWKLIITKGTTSKDKDNNKAKADVRELYNLDTDPGESRNVIAEHPEEAANLEKVLAEFAAGDKVVERGGKAVD, encoded by the coding sequence ATGTCCGTGCGACGTCTCCTCATCGCCATCGTCACCTTTGCTTGTGGCATCGCATTGCCCGTAGCAGCCGCCGCCCAAGACAAGCCCAACTTCGTCATCATCCTCGCGGATGACCTCGGCTATGGCGATGTCGGTTTCCAGGGTGGTCAGGCGAAGACGCCGCATCTGGACAAGCTCGCTGCTGAAGGCATCCGTCTCACGGCGCACTACGTGCATCCCATGTGCAGCCCCACGCGGGCGGCACTGCTCACGGGACAGTATGCGAGCCGCTTCGGTGTGACCGGCGCGCAGAATGAGCAGGCATTCCCCTTCGGCACACCTACGATCGCGAGTGTGCTCTCCGGTGCGGGTTATGACACCGCGCTCATCGGGAAGTGGCACCTCGGCTCCGGACTCGACACCCCGCCGAACAAATTCGGCTTCGGCTACAGCTATGGCCTGCTCGCCGGCGGTGCCACACCGGACACGCATGAATACAAGATGGGACCACACCAGCGAACGTGGCATCGCAACGGCACGCTGCTGGACGAAGAGGGTCACATCACCGACCTCATCACGAAGGACGCGGTGAAATGGATTGATGAACGAACCGACAAGCCCTTCTTCCTCTATGTCCCCTACACCGCCGTGCACGTGCCCATCAACGAGCCCGAGCAGTGGCTGAAGATGAATGAGCACATCACCGACCCCGCGAAGCGCCTCCATGCCGCAGATGTCTCCCACCTGGACGATGGCGTGGGCCAAATCCTCGCCGCCCTGGAGAAGAAGAACCTGCGCCAAAACACCGTGGTCCTCTTCCTCAGCGACAACGGCGCGCATGATGATGTGGATAACAAGCAGGACAAATATCCCGGCATCGACACCCGCCCGCACCTCACCATTCGCGGCAGCAATGCCCCCTTCCGCGGCTGGAAAGGTAGCGTCTATGAAGGCGGCATCCGCACCCCGGCCATCGCGCACTGGCCGGGACATTGGGAGAATGGTGTCCAGAACGCGCCAGTCAGCGTCACCGGCTGGTTCACCACCTTCTGCTACTTGGGTGGAGTGGAACTGCCACGCACTTCCCAGGGTGACGGTGAGTACCTCAATCCTATGCTGGCGAGTCACGCCAAGAAAAGCCCGCTTGAGCCGTTGCCCGTCTACTCCGCCAGTCCTGGCTACCGCGCCCGCATGGTCCGTGTTGGCAAATGGAAGCTCATCATCACCAAAGGCACCACCAGCAAGGACAAGGATAACAACAAAGCCAAAGCCGATGTGAGGGAACTCTACAATCTCGACACGGACCCCGGAGAGTCACGGAACGTGATTGCGGAGCATCCCGAGGAAGCCGCGAATTTGGAAAAGGTGCTGGCCGAATTTGCAGCGGGTGACAAGGTGGTGGAGCGCGGCGGCAAGGCGGTGGACTGA